The DNA window GGCTCTTCATCTGACCGGACATCTCACGCAACAGTTTTCCGCCGTCGCGTACCTCGAGCTCAGCCAAGTTCTCGGCCTCACGCGCGATGATGTCGCCGAGTTTCCACAGCAGTTTGCCGCGGGCCGTCGCCGTCAGCCGACCCCACGGACCATCGAGCGCGGCACGGGCGGCCCGGACCGCACGGTCGATGTCGGCGGCCGAACCGTCGGACACTCTGGCCCACGGCACCGCCGAATACGGGTCGGTGCTGTCGTAGGTACGCCCGGAATCCGACTCGACGTCCTCTCCACCGATCAGCAACGAGAAACGAGCGAGCTCGGTCTCGGCGGGGACGGGGTATCCACTACTGCTGCTCAATTCGAGCCTCCCTTGAATGACATCACGCATGTCGATACTCAACGGAATCGAGGTGCGCGCTTGGTCTTGCGCGAGTCGGTGCGACCTTCCCCCGGATTGCCGATCTGCGTGTACGACAGTCCGTGTCGCTTTGCCATCGAGGGGCTCATATCGATCGACTCCCAGATCGCGCGCACGGTTCCCTGAATTGCCTCGGGCCGACGAGCAGCGATCTCGGTGGCCAGCCGATGCGCACGGGTTCGCAGTTCCGAAGTCGGCGTCACCTCGGTGACGATCCCGGCCCGCAGTGCCGTGTCCGCGGTCATACGTTCGTCGCTACCGAGCAGCGCCCATCGCATCACCTCGCCGAATGCGACGCCGCGAGCGAGCATTCCGATCGGCTCCAACGAGGAGACCATGCCACCATTGGCGTGCGGGTCGAAGAACGTCGCGTCCTCGGAACAGATCACGATGTCGGATTCGTTGATGAAGTACATCGCCCCGCCCGCGGCCATGCCCTGCACCGCGCAGATCACCGGCTTCCAGACGCGATGGTGCCGAGGCCCGAGCGATACGCCGGGATCTTCCTGATTCCACCGGTTGCGGTCGGCCCACCACGCTCCCGCGCTCAGATCGACTCCGGTGCAGAACGCGCGTTCTCCGTTGGCGCGCAGCACTGCCACGTGGATGTCGTCATCGTCACGAACTCGCGCCCACACCCGAATCATTTCCCCGGCCATGGCCTCGTTGAAGCAGTTCAGGCGATCGGGACGATTCAACGTGATCGTCGCTATGTGCTCGGCCACCTCGAATTCGATGGTGGTGAACTCGGTGCGGGCACTGTCGGAGGTCATGGCTGCCACCTTCTCGTCGTACCGAGTGAGTGTGTATCGCTGTCGCAGCACCGGTTTGGAGATCTTGCCCAGTGAATTGCGGGGAATGGCATCCACCACTTCCACCTGTTCGGGGAACTTGCGAATATTCAAGGTCGTGGTCCGTAGGTAGTGCCGCACCGACTCGAGTGTGGGTGTGTTGCTGTGGTCGGCCGCAACCACCACCGCGCACACCCGCTCCCCCGATACCGCATCGGGAAGGCCGATCACGGTGAGATCCGCGATCATCGGATCACCGATCAACGTCTCCTCGACCTCACGTGCGGAGATGTTCTCCATCTTCCGCACAATGATGTCCTTGATCCGTCCCGTCACCGCGAGCCGACCGTCGCCGTCGACATAGCCCAGATCGCCACTGCGAAAAAAGCCGTGCGCGTCGATTGCACCCGCGTCGAGCGCACTGTCGACGTACCCACGGAAGAGTTGCGGCCCACGGACGCGGATTTCGCCGATCTCACCGGTGTCCGCCACCCGCTCGCCATCGCAGACGATCCGCACCTCGCCGCCTTCACCGGGGATGCCCTCGCATTCCGCGTGTTGGACGGCGGTGTCATGTGGGGTGCCCCACGTGATGTAGGGGCACTCGGTCATCCCGTAGCCCGAGATGATTCCCACGCCTCCGAGCAACTTCCTCGCCTGGTCGCTGAGGGACCGGGGCCTACCGGAACCGCCCCCGAGAGTGGCTCGCGAATCCTGGAACAGTGGGGCAGCTCCGCGTTCCTCGGCTATCCGCAGGTACTCGTTGGTGAACGGCAGCCCCGACCCCACCAGAGTCACGCGGGCCTCGATGAGTTGGTCGGCATTGCGTTCCGGATCGAAGACCGCGCTCACGATCAGCGAATGCCCGACGAGGAACGCATGCAGCAGGTGTGCGATACCGCCGACGTGAGCGATGGGCACGAAAGCCGCGCAGCGATCCTCCGGTCGGACCTCGAGGTTGGAAACGAATGTCCTTGCCGCAGCGATCAATCCGCGATCAGTGTGTTTGACCCCCTTCGGAGCGGCTGTAGTCCCCGAGGTGTAGAAGATCCAATCGATCGCGTCCTCGCCTCGATCGGACCGATCGTAGGGCGGAAGTTGTGTTGGATCACCCAGTTCCCAGGCGTCGTCGACCACCAGCACCTCGAGCCCCTCGACGGAGGCCTTCACCCGTTCTGCCATGTCGCCGTGCGCGAATCCACGGAACTCGCGGGGAACGATCAACAGCGAGGTGTGTACCTGATCGGTGATGAACTCGACGTCGGCGTCGCGCAACATCGGAATGATCGGGTTCTGAATCGCACCCAGACGGGAGAGCGCCGCGACCATCGCCATGGTGTCGATGCTGCTGGGCATCTGCCACGACACCACGTCGCCGGGCCGAACCCCCTTGGCGTACAACGTCGCCGCGATACCCTCGGACAGTTCGCGGAAGCCACCGAACGTGCAGTGCCGACGGTGCTCGTCCACGGCGAATTCCGCCTCGCGACCGACCTCGGCTCGACCGGTGACCAACTCCCACACCGTCGCCGCGCTCAGCATCTCGCTGGGCCCCGCACCAAGGCCGTCCACCATTTCCCTCGTCATCGCCGGGCCCTTATCCGGCTGCTACTGCGCGAAGATCGTCGGCGATGACGCGCTTGAGAATTTTGCCGGCCGGACCCAGCGGAAACTCGCTTCGGAACACGAAACGTCGAGGCTGCTTGTATCCGGCGAGCTCGGACCGGCAGAGCGCGGTGAGTTCGGCAGTGACCGCCTCGACGTCGATATCGCCGCGTGGTACCACCACGGCGACAGGAGTCTCACCCCACTCGGGATCCGGAACACCTACGACCGCCACCATTTCCACGGCACCGTGGTGCCCGATGACGCGTTCGATCTCCGCCGGATAGACGTTGAATCCGCCCGAGATGATCATGTCGGTCTTCCGGCCGGTGATGTGCAGGTACCGCTCGTCGTCGAGGAACCCGAGATCGCCGGACCACAGACCCGTGGGCCGGAAGGTCTGCGAGGTCTGCTCGGCTCGGTTCCAGTAACCGACCGCGTTGGCATCGGATTCGATGACGATCTCACCGATCTCACCGGCCGGGAGTTCCGCACCGTCGGCGTCGACGATGCGAATCGAGACCATCGGCGTCTCCTGACCACAGGAGGTGAGGATCGACGTCTTGCCCGCGACCATGTCTCGATGGTCCTGCGGCGTGAGAATCGTTGCTTGGCCACCACATTCGGTGAGTCCGTACCGCTGTTGCAGGTCGCAGCCGAGCAGGTCCATCGCCTTGCGCGCCAAGCCGGGAGGGACCGGTGACGAGCCGTAGCTGATCCGGCGCAGACTCGACATGTCGCGAGCGGGGCCGTCCTCGAGGATGCGCAGTGTGCGCTGGAGCATCGTGGGAATGAATGTGGTGAAGGTGACTCCGCTGCGCTCGATCTCGTCGATGACCGCCTGCGGGTCGAACCTCTTGTGGATCACCATCGTCTGTCCGAGATACGTCCACGACACGGTGCGGACCATCCCGCCCGCCGTGAAGAACGGCGTGGTGGCCAAGAAGACATCCGACCGGTTTCCCTCGGTGACCAGGTTGGTGTCGACCGCCTGCGCGAGCAGTGCGCGGTGCGTGTTCACCACGCCCTTGGACCTGCCCGTGGTGCCACTGGTGTAGAGCACGAACAAGATGTCGTCCGGGTCTACCGACGGCAACACGGCGTGCTGCCCCCGGTACAGGGCGGTGTCGTATTCTTGTCCGACAGCGGAATTCACGTCGTCATCGCTGCCGATCCTGACGATCAGGTCGAGGTCGACGAGCTCAGCGCCGAACCGCTCGATCTGGTCGGTGTGCACGATCGCCGCGCGTGCCCCGGAATCGTCGCGCACATGGACCAACTCGTCGGGCGCCAGGCGTATGTTCACCGGCACCGCCACCAGTCCCGCCTTGGCCAACGCGAACGTCGCCTCGGGCCACTCGAGGCAGTTGCGCGCGATCACGAGCACGCGGTCGCCCTTCCGCAAGCCTTGGTCGACGAGATAACGGGCCAACCGACCGGCCCGCTCGTCCACCATCGACCACGTGTGCGTGCGTCCGCCCTCGACCACTGCGGTCTTTTCCGGATATCGCCGCGCGTTGTTCCGCGGAATGTCGCCTACCAGCACAGTTCCTCGCAAGTATTCTCGGGAAGGTTCGCACCTTCGGTGTATCGGTCGGTAGTCCGTTCAGATCAGGAACGCGAGAGTGTCGAGCGGTCCCCCCGCACCGACGAGATGCACTGTCTTGGAAACGAGTTCGAATCCGACGTCGGTGCGGCGCACGGTATGGATCACGCGTCCGGCCCAGATGCGTTGGGTGTGGCGATACTCGAACACCACGAAGTTCGAACCCACCGTCACCGTGTCCTCGGTGGTCTCCAGGACCTCCATGTTGCTCAGCATGCGTCGCATGACCGACGGTGGCGTCTGCGAGTGCCGATTTCCGGTATTGAGCTGCGCGACACGAGACTTGATGCGTCGACGGTTGTCGTAGATGTAGGACAGTTGTGTCCGCGGATCGGTATCCGGATGCATCGGCACCCAGTAGAGTGCGTCGTCGGCCCACAGCAATTCCCACTCGGAGTACCGTCCCTCGTCTGCCAGGCGGGACTCCAGATACAGGAAGCCGGCCACATCGGCGTCCGGCGCGGGCAGCGGTGTCAATGTGCTCGCGACATCGGCCGCGGCTTCGGTGCCGGTGTCTTCGGTGGTGGTCACAGTCGGATCTCCTGTCCCACGACGGCGGCCCACTGACGGTAGAACCCGCGCTGAGGAGTTTCCGCACTCTTGTCGCTGTTCACGATGCCGGTCTCGTCGGTCTCGTCGGTCTCGAGGCCGCGCGACAGGCGAAGCCATTCGGGATCCCGCGCGGCGAGCCCGGCCTGGTTGCGCATCCCGATCTCGCCGTCGTCCGCTATGAGGAATCCGGCGGGCCCCATCGCGCCTTCGGAGCGACGCAGTGTGCGCTCGTTCAACCTGTCCTGTCCGGGGATCATCACCGCGGTGGTGTACGCGATCGTCCGGTCCACATCGATGGGCTCGACGTACATCACGTTCATCTCGGCCAGGAAGAGATTCGGCCAGATGAGGGTGTGCGCGGGTCCCACCACGAGCGCGTCGTGCGCCTTCTCCGCGCCGTGCGCCTGCTCCAGCGCGGCAACGTATTCCGCCAGCTTCTCCCGCGGCGTACGTCCGTACCAGACGAATTCCTCGTCCAGCTTTCGGTATTCGGCGGAGTAGTCGATCTCGGAGTGTCCGTCGCCGATATCTCGTACCACCACCTCGACCTTGGAGGGAATGTGCGAGACCTTCGCTGGCTTGATGGCGTCGTAGACCGACGCGTGTGTGAACAGGGCGTGATAGCCGTCGACGTTGTTCTCCACCACCATCTTCCAGTTCGCGTGGTGCAGGTGCTTCATCCAGTTCGACCGCAGGTCGATCGTGCCGGTGGGCGACAAGTCCAGGACGCGGTCGATCGCTCTCGTGGCACCGCCGAGGTGTTCCTTCAGCGACACGCCGTCGGCGGACAGGGACGCGAAGAGGAAGCCGCCGTAGCTGTCGACGCGCGGAGCCTCGGCCATGCCCAGTTCCGAGCGCACCTTCTTGAACGCGTCACCGTAGCCGTTCCGCATGGGAACCGCCGCCAGCGAGCCGTCGTTGGAGAAGGTCCAACCGTGGTAGGGGCACCGAAAGTTGCTGGCGTTACCCGATTCCGCGTTGCACAGCTTGTTGGCACGGTGCGAGCAACGATTCAGCAGGACGCGCACGACGCCGTCCTTCCCGCGCACCACGACGACGGGATCGTGGCCGATGACGCGAGTCAGGTAGTCCCCCTCCTCGCTCACCTCGCTCTCGTGGGCCACGTACACCCAGCCGGTGCGGAAAATGGTGTCCATCTCCCGCTGGAAGATCTCCGGAGAGGTGTACACCGATCCGTGTACTCGGTCGCCTTGCACAACGTCTGCGACGTCGAACGTGTCCGAGTTCTGCGCAGCGTGCAGCGGCGCCGAACGAGCCACCGTCGGTTCGAGTGTGGTCATGGGCGGGCCTCCGTATCGAGTGGAGCGGGATTGATGCGGGCAGCAGGAATCGAGACGCCGCCGAGTGTGCGAAATCCGATGAGCACGGCGTCACCGATTCGCGGCGCCGTCGAAGTGGGGTCGATCGTCGTCATGATCAGCCGGTGACCACCGGCCAGTTCCACATCGATGATCGGGTACGGCGTGGTCGCCGTGACCAATCCGGCTTCGAGACGGTGCATCAGGGTGGACGAGTGGACAATTCCCACGAGTTCGGTTGATCGCCAATCCTTTTCGAACGAGCCGCACCGATCACACACCTGTTGTTCGAGATCGAGCGGGACGTCGCAGCGGACGCAGAAGGGCAGCACCAACTCGCCGCGAGCCGCTCCGTCGTACAGCGGGGCCATCGGATCCCCGTCGGACTGTGGCGCCAGCCCGTCATCGAGAAGCCAGTCGGTCGCCGTGTCGGTTTCGGTGGTGACGGTCATGCGGCACGCTCGAGCACGAGTGCGGCGTGGTGGTCGACGCGGCCACCGATGCCACCCACCAAGGCGGTATTCGCACCGTCCACCTGACGCTCGCCGCCCTGGCCGCGCAGTTGCACGACAGCCTCGGACAACGGCGTCATCCCCTGAAGGTAGAAGCCGGAGAGCTGGCCGCCGCCCGTATTGGTCGGCAGTACACCGCCCGGGCCGGTTTCGCCGGCCCGGACGAAATCACCGGCCCTGGCACCGCCGGTCAGGTCGTACTCCTCGAGCAGCATCAGCGTCACCGCCGAGAAGGGGTCGTAGAGCTGGGCGGCGTCGAGATCGCCGCGGGTCATTCCGGCTTCGGCCAACGCGTCGTCCACGGCACGGCGACCACCGCCGAACCAGGATTCGCGGCCGGACCGTCGGTGACGAACCGGGTGATCACGCCCGACTCCCCGAATCGTGACGCGTGGGCCGGTGCCGATCGCCGGGTCCGCGGTGACGACGACCGCGACAGCACCGTTGACCGGTCGTGCGCAATCGAGTCGGCGCAGTGGTTCGGCGATCATCGGGCTGGCGTAGTACCCGTCACGGTCGAGCGGGGAACGCACGACGGCGTCGGGGTTGCGCTGCGCCCAGTCGCGGGTGGTGGTGGCGACGGCGCAGAGATCGTCGGCGCTTCCCCCGCTGGTGTGCATCCAGCGGTTGGTCAGCAGCGCATAGGTCGGTACGGAGCCGAGTACGCCGGACGCGCGTTCGAGGCCGCGTGCACCGCTGCGACCACCGCTGTGCGCGTACGTCGAGCCCGCGGCCTTACCCACGGTGAGGGGCGCGTCGGCGAACACGCAGACCACCGCCCGAGCCGCTCCGGACGCGACCGCGCCACGCGCGTGCTGAATCATCGCGATGGTTGTCGCGCCTTTGATTTCGATGTGTTCGAGCAGTCGTAGGTCGCCGAATCCGCCCTGACCGGCAAACGCCACTCCGAGACGGTCCGGGCGAATGCCCTGTGACGAACCAACCAGCAGGCCGTCGATGTCGGAGAGGTCGAGACCAGCGTCGGTAACCGCCGAGCGAGTCGCGGTGCAGGCGAGCACCAGTGGAGATGCGCCGGGTGTCAACGACATCTGGGTCATTCCGAAGCCCACGATCGCGGGAGTGGTCATCGGACGGATCCCCGGATCGGGCCCGAGGACCGATCTCGACGCTCATCGCGATAGTTGCCCACCCGGATCCATTCCTCGCGATCCTCGGGTGTGGCGAGGCACAGACTTGCCAACTCGAGCGGCGACAAGAAGACGTGGTCGCCGGTTTCGGCATCCTCGACCAGCAGGCGCGGACCGTTGCCCGTGTCATCCAGCGAGACGCGAACCACCGCGAACTCGTTGGACAACTGCGCCAGGTGCCGCCGCCTGGCCGGGCGGCGAACCGTTACTTCGTCAGACATTGACCTCAACTCTTTCGATGACCAGGCGGGCGGTCGACCAACTCACGCAGCGGCATGCCGATCGAGGTAACCACCCTCATATGCACATCGTATGCGAGTGTCAGAAACAATGCTGTCGATCGACGGGTTTCATCCAACCCATCGGATACTCTCCCAGTTCAGCGCGTTGGACTG is part of the Nocardia sp. NBC_00565 genome and encodes:
- a CDS encoding aromatic-ring-hydroxylating dioxygenase subunit beta translates to MTTTEDTGTEAAADVASTLTPLPAPDADVAGFLYLESRLADEGRYSEWELLWADDALYWVPMHPDTDPRTQLSYIYDNRRRIKSRVAQLNTGNRHSQTPPSVMRRMLSNMEVLETTEDTVTVGSNFVVFEYRHTQRIWAGRVIHTVRRTDVGFELVSKTVHLVGAGGPLDTLAFLI
- a CDS encoding enoyl-CoA hydratase/isomerase family protein; the encoded protein is MTSDSARTEFTTIEFEVAEHIATITLNRPDRLNCFNEAMAGEMIRVWARVRDDDDIHVAVLRANGERAFCTGVDLSAGAWWADRNRWNQEDPGVSLGPRHHRVWKPVICAVQGMAAGGAMYFINESDIVICSEDATFFDPHANGGMVSSLEPIGMLARGVAFGEVMRWALLGSDERMTADTALRAGIVTEVTPTSELRTRAHRLATEIAARRPEAIQGTVRAIWESIDMSPSMAKRHGLSYTQIGNPGEGRTDSRKTKRAPRFR
- a CDS encoding thiolase family protein encodes the protein MTTPAIVGFGMTQMSLTPGASPLVLACTATRSAVTDAGLDLSDIDGLLVGSSQGIRPDRLGVAFAGQGGFGDLRLLEHIEIKGATTIAMIQHARGAVASGAARAVVCVFADAPLTVGKAAGSTYAHSGGRSGARGLERASGVLGSVPTYALLTNRWMHTSGGSADDLCAVATTTRDWAQRNPDAVVRSPLDRDGYYASPMIAEPLRRLDCARPVNGAVAVVVTADPAIGTGPRVTIRGVGRDHPVRHRRSGRESWFGGGRRAVDDALAEAGMTRGDLDAAQLYDPFSAVTLMLLEEYDLTGGARAGDFVRAGETGPGGVLPTNTGGGQLSGFYLQGMTPLSEAVVQLRGQGGERQVDGANTALVGGIGGRVDHHAALVLERAA
- a CDS encoding Zn-ribbon domain-containing OB-fold protein — translated: MTVTTETDTATDWLLDDGLAPQSDGDPMAPLYDGAARGELVLPFCVRCDVPLDLEQQVCDRCGSFEKDWRSTELVGIVHSSTLMHRLEAGLVTATTPYPIIDVELAGGHRLIMTTIDPTSTAPRIGDAVLIGFRTLGGVSIPAARINPAPLDTEARP
- a CDS encoding aromatic ring-hydroxylating oxygenase subunit alpha yields the protein MTTLEPTVARSAPLHAAQNSDTFDVADVVQGDRVHGSVYTSPEIFQREMDTIFRTGWVYVAHESEVSEEGDYLTRVIGHDPVVVVRGKDGVVRVLLNRCSHRANKLCNAESGNASNFRCPYHGWTFSNDGSLAAVPMRNGYGDAFKKVRSELGMAEAPRVDSYGGFLFASLSADGVSLKEHLGGATRAIDRVLDLSPTGTIDLRSNWMKHLHHANWKMVVENNVDGYHALFTHASVYDAIKPAKVSHIPSKVEVVVRDIGDGHSEIDYSAEYRKLDEEFVWYGRTPREKLAEYVAALEQAHGAEKAHDALVVGPAHTLIWPNLFLAEMNVMYVEPIDVDRTIAYTTAVMIPGQDRLNERTLRRSEGAMGPAGFLIADDGEIGMRNQAGLAARDPEWLRLSRGLETDETDETGIVNSDKSAETPQRGFYRQWAAVVGQEIRL
- a CDS encoding class I adenylate-forming enzyme family protein is translated as MLVGDIPRNNARRYPEKTAVVEGGRTHTWSMVDERAGRLARYLVDQGLRKGDRVLVIARNCLEWPEATFALAKAGLVAVPVNIRLAPDELVHVRDDSGARAAIVHTDQIERFGAELVDLDLIVRIGSDDDVNSAVGQEYDTALYRGQHAVLPSVDPDDILFVLYTSGTTGRSKGVVNTHRALLAQAVDTNLVTEGNRSDVFLATTPFFTAGGMVRTVSWTYLGQTMVIHKRFDPQAVIDEIERSGVTFTTFIPTMLQRTLRILEDGPARDMSSLRRISYGSSPVPPGLARKAMDLLGCDLQQRYGLTECGGQATILTPQDHRDMVAGKTSILTSCGQETPMVSIRIVDADGAELPAGEIGEIVIESDANAVGYWNRAEQTSQTFRPTGLWSGDLGFLDDERYLHITGRKTDMIISGGFNVYPAEIERVIGHHGAVEMVAVVGVPDPEWGETPVAVVVPRGDIDVEAVTAELTALCRSELAGYKQPRRFVFRSEFPLGPAGKILKRVIADDLRAVAAG